A portion of the Phocoena sinus isolate mPhoSin1 chromosome 9, mPhoSin1.pri, whole genome shotgun sequence genome contains these proteins:
- the C9H7orf57 gene encoding uncharacterized protein C7orf57 homolog isoform X2, producing the protein MRNTSKELHGATSRYAPCDWYYHLPVKRSEKAVDAPPASQIPGLSDLRAAPSGHTLGARRYWVKETDSEYVKLAKQGGQPDLLKHFAPGTSRGSPVAYSLPDWYVHHSQPPTADRRQVPAVSIPDYMVYEESNPDHASGNYESRRGPFDFDMKTVWQREAEGLVKEKRKVRLPAIESKYPSKAGTPLGPKDPAGSRLSFPPMPGQKTSSPTNFSKCISNGYNAEWSQQQADPDKRTPQTSRASASSPSQSPWDAEPPPDPEAPEGAKEGPESSPSEYLWRN; encoded by the exons ATTGGTATTACCACCTTCCTGTGAAGCGGTCTGAGAAAGCTGTGGATGCCCCGCCAGCGTCCCAGATCCCAGGCCTCAGTGACCTGAGGGCAGCCCCCAGTGGGCACACGCTCGGGGCAAGAAGGTACTGGGTGAAGGAAACGGACTCAGAGTACGTGAAGCTGGCGAAGCAAGGCGGCCAGCCCG ATCTGCTGAAGCACTTTGCCCCCGGGACCAGTAGGGGCTCCCCCGTGGCCTACTCCTTGCCAGACTGGTACGTCCACCACAGCCAGCCGCCGACGGCCGACCGGAGGCA GGTCCCCGCTGTGTCCATACCGGATTACATGGTTTATGAAGAGTCTAACCCCGATCACGCCAGTGGCAACTACGAGTCCAGAAGGGGGCCCTTCGACTTCGACATGAAGACGGTTTGgcaaagagaggcagagggactggtaaaggagaaaagaaag GTGAGGCTACCAGCCATCGAGTCCAAGTATCCGAGCAAAGCCGGGACCCCGCTTGGCCCCAAAGACCCTGCAGGAAgcagactgtcctttccccccaT gcCTGGTCAAAAAACCAGTTCACCCACAAACTTTTCCAAATGTATTAGCAATGGATATAACGCTGAGTGGTCACAGCAGCAAGCAGACCCAGACAAGAGGACCCCGCAGACATCCAGGGCCTCTGCTTCGTCTCCGTCCCAGTCTCCGTGGGACGCCGAGCCGCCCCCAGACCCGGAGGCTCCGGAAGGCGCCAAGGAAGGCCCAG AGTCTTCTCCAAGTGAGTATTTATGGAGAAACTGA
- the C9H7orf57 gene encoding uncharacterized protein C7orf57 homolog isoform X3 translates to MRNTSKELHGATSRYAPCDWYYHLPVKRSEKAVDAPPASQIPGLSDLRAAPSGHTLGARRYWVKETDSEYVKLAKQGGQPDLLKHFAPGTSRGSPVAYSLPDWYVHHSQPPTADRRQVPAVSIPDYMVYEESNPDHASGNYESRRGPFDFDMKTVWQREAEGLVKEKRKVRLPAIESKYPSKAGTPLGPKDPAGSRLSFPPINGYNAEWSQQQADPDKRTPQTSRASASSPSQSPWDAEPPPDPEAPEGAKEGPESSPSPVAPPSASAPAERR, encoded by the exons ATTGGTATTACCACCTTCCTGTGAAGCGGTCTGAGAAAGCTGTGGATGCCCCGCCAGCGTCCCAGATCCCAGGCCTCAGTGACCTGAGGGCAGCCCCCAGTGGGCACACGCTCGGGGCAAGAAGGTACTGGGTGAAGGAAACGGACTCAGAGTACGTGAAGCTGGCGAAGCAAGGCGGCCAGCCCG ATCTGCTGAAGCACTTTGCCCCCGGGACCAGTAGGGGCTCCCCCGTGGCCTACTCCTTGCCAGACTGGTACGTCCACCACAGCCAGCCGCCGACGGCCGACCGGAGGCA GGTCCCCGCTGTGTCCATACCGGATTACATGGTTTATGAAGAGTCTAACCCCGATCACGCCAGTGGCAACTACGAGTCCAGAAGGGGGCCCTTCGACTTCGACATGAAGACGGTTTGgcaaagagaggcagagggactggtaaaggagaaaagaaag GTGAGGCTACCAGCCATCGAGTCCAAGTATCCGAGCAAAGCCGGGACCCCGCTTGGCCCCAAAGACCCTGCAGGAAgcagactgtcctttccccccaT CAATGGATATAACGCTGAGTGGTCACAGCAGCAAGCAGACCCAGACAAGAGGACCCCGCAGACATCCAGGGCCTCTGCTTCGTCTCCGTCCCAGTCTCCGTGGGACGCCGAGCCGCCCCCAGACCCGGAGGCTCCGGAAGGCGCCAAGGAAGGCCCAG AGTCTTCTCCAA GTCCAGTAGCACCTCCATCTGCCTCAGCGCCCGCGGAGCGCAGATAA
- the C9H7orf57 gene encoding uncharacterized protein C7orf57 homolog isoform X1, with protein MRNTSKELHGATSRYAPCDWYYHLPVKRSEKAVDAPPASQIPGLSDLRAAPSGHTLGARRYWVKETDSEYVKLAKQGGQPDLLKHFAPGTSRGSPVAYSLPDWYVHHSQPPTADRRQVPAVSIPDYMVYEESNPDHASGNYESRRGPFDFDMKTVWQREAEGLVKEKRKVRLPAIESKYPSKAGTPLGPKDPAGSRLSFPPMPGQKTSSPTNFSKCISNGYNAEWSQQQADPDKRTPQTSRASASSPSQSPWDAEPPPDPEAPEGAKEGPESSPSPVAPPSASAPAERR; from the exons ATTGGTATTACCACCTTCCTGTGAAGCGGTCTGAGAAAGCTGTGGATGCCCCGCCAGCGTCCCAGATCCCAGGCCTCAGTGACCTGAGGGCAGCCCCCAGTGGGCACACGCTCGGGGCAAGAAGGTACTGGGTGAAGGAAACGGACTCAGAGTACGTGAAGCTGGCGAAGCAAGGCGGCCAGCCCG ATCTGCTGAAGCACTTTGCCCCCGGGACCAGTAGGGGCTCCCCCGTGGCCTACTCCTTGCCAGACTGGTACGTCCACCACAGCCAGCCGCCGACGGCCGACCGGAGGCA GGTCCCCGCTGTGTCCATACCGGATTACATGGTTTATGAAGAGTCTAACCCCGATCACGCCAGTGGCAACTACGAGTCCAGAAGGGGGCCCTTCGACTTCGACATGAAGACGGTTTGgcaaagagaggcagagggactggtaaaggagaaaagaaag GTGAGGCTACCAGCCATCGAGTCCAAGTATCCGAGCAAAGCCGGGACCCCGCTTGGCCCCAAAGACCCTGCAGGAAgcagactgtcctttccccccaT gcCTGGTCAAAAAACCAGTTCACCCACAAACTTTTCCAAATGTATTAGCAATGGATATAACGCTGAGTGGTCACAGCAGCAAGCAGACCCAGACAAGAGGACCCCGCAGACATCCAGGGCCTCTGCTTCGTCTCCGTCCCAGTCTCCGTGGGACGCCGAGCCGCCCCCAGACCCGGAGGCTCCGGAAGGCGCCAAGGAAGGCCCAG AGTCTTCTCCAA GTCCAGTAGCACCTCCATCTGCCTCAGCGCCCGCGGAGCGCAGATAA